A stretch of the Saprospiraceae bacterium genome encodes the following:
- a CDS encoding NAD(P)/FAD-dependent oxidoreductase, with protein MPFNIPNSNKPRIVIIGGGFAGFKFANRIDSKIYQIVLIDKNNYFQFQPLFYQVAMSGIEPSSICFPLRKNFRNKKDIFIRTLDIAEIDPIHKVIYTDTGSLVYDVLIIATGSQTNYYGNLNFEKYTIPLKSVSEALYLRNCILNDLEQAVLSNDASAQERLMNIIIIGGGPTGVELAGALSEMKKHILPKDYPDLDASKMQIHLIQASSRLLDTMTEKASLKAYEELTKMGVCIHLNTKVTDIKEDQLELSNGLFLKSQKIIWAAGVVGTAIKGLEVAHNAPGRKISVNQYCEVPIWKDVYALGDIAYMETAKYPSGLPGLAPVALQQASYLAKRLNKSNLKNRLAFNYWDKGSMATIGRSKAVLQYKSLFLSGFIAWIGWLFVHIYYLIGVRNKLIVFINWLWNYIIYDQALRLNIKPKIPQSTKQ; from the coding sequence ATGCCCTTTAACATTCCAAATTCTAATAAACCTAGAATTGTGATAATTGGAGGCGGTTTTGCTGGATTTAAATTTGCTAATCGAATTGATAGTAAAATTTATCAAATTGTGCTCATTGATAAAAATAATTATTTCCAATTTCAACCCCTTTTTTATCAGGTTGCAATGTCTGGAATTGAGCCAAGCTCAATCTGTTTTCCATTGAGAAAAAATTTCAGAAATAAAAAGGACATATTCATTCGTACGCTTGATATTGCTGAAATTGATCCGATTCATAAAGTTATTTATACTGATACTGGATCCCTGGTATATGATGTATTAATAATAGCAACGGGTTCTCAAACTAACTATTACGGAAATCTGAATTTTGAAAAGTATACAATTCCTTTAAAATCAGTATCAGAAGCTCTGTATCTGAGAAATTGCATTTTAAATGATTTAGAGCAAGCTGTTTTAAGCAATGATGCCAGTGCTCAAGAACGATTGATGAATATCATAATTATTGGGGGAGGTCCAACCGGGGTGGAACTGGCTGGGGCACTTTCTGAAATGAAAAAACATATCTTGCCAAAGGATTACCCGGATCTTGACGCTTCTAAAATGCAGATCCATTTAATCCAGGCAAGTTCCAGATTACTTGATACAATGACTGAAAAAGCATCCCTAAAAGCTTATGAAGAATTAACTAAAATGGGTGTATGCATTCATTTGAATACAAAGGTTACAGATATTAAAGAGGATCAACTGGAACTTTCAAATGGCTTGTTCTTAAAAAGTCAAAAAATTATTTGGGCTGCCGGTGTTGTCGGAACTGCCATCAAAGGACTTGAAGTTGCTCACAATGCTCCCGGTAGAAAAATATCAGTAAATCAATATTGTGAAGTTCCAATATGGAAGGATGTATATGCGCTTGGTGATATTGCCTATATGGAAACGGCTAAATACCCTTCAGGGCTTCCAGGATTGGCACCAGTTGCATTGCAACAAGCCAGTTATTTGGCCAAACGACTAAATAAATCTAATTTAAAAAATCGGCTAGCTTTTAATTATTGGGATAAAGGAAGTATGGCTACCATTGGACGTTCAAAAGCAGTACTACAATACAAGAGCTTGTTTCTAAGTGGATTCATTGCGTGGATTGGCTGGCTTTTTGTCCATATTTACTACCTGATAGGCGTACGAAATAAACTGATTGTGTTTATAAACTGGCTTTGGAATTATATAATTTACGATCAGGCTTTGCGATTAAATATAAAGCCTAAAATACCACAATCCACTAAGCAATAA
- the pepT gene encoding peptidase T — protein sequence MFFTEFVDTAKRFIRYAMIDTQSDPASLEYPSTKKQFDLLKLLYNELKEAGIEQVELDDYGYVFATIPSNSDKNLPTICFCAHVDTAPDCSGSNVKPLLHKNYSGQNIVLPDDPSIVITPNDYPLLNSKTGENIITASGLTLLGSDDKAGVTAIMEAALYLKNHPEIKHGPIRILFTPDEEIGKGVAYLDMKKLNADYGYTLDGGPLGDLEDETFSADAVHITIEGVSTHPGYAKGKMENAIKIASEIISSLPKEYLAPEVTEGRQGFVHPVKLEAELEKAKIYLIIRDFDTKKLKEHEDVLEQIVKQVLLTYPGSNYTFSVSEQYRNMKEILIDHPQVTQYAELAMIEAGIKPNKGLIRGGTDGSKLSFMGLPCPNLFAGEQAIHSKKEWVSEQDMQKAAEVIVRICQIWERNG from the coding sequence ATGTTTTTTACTGAATTCGTGGACACCGCTAAACGTTTTATCAGATATGCAATGATTGATACACAATCAGATCCTGCTTCATTGGAGTATCCATCAACCAAAAAGCAATTTGATTTATTGAAACTTCTTTATAATGAACTTAAAGAAGCTGGAATTGAGCAGGTTGAGCTAGATGATTACGGATATGTTTTTGCCACGATTCCTTCAAATAGTGATAAAAACCTACCTACCATTTGCTTTTGTGCCCATGTTGACACTGCACCTGATTGTAGTGGAAGCAATGTAAAACCCTTGCTGCATAAAAACTATTCCGGGCAAAACATAGTTCTTCCAGATGATCCTTCAATTGTAATTACTCCAAATGACTACCCTCTTTTAAATTCAAAGACAGGTGAAAACATAATTACTGCCAGTGGACTCACCTTATTGGGATCAGATGATAAAGCAGGCGTTACCGCCATTATGGAAGCAGCCTTGTATCTAAAAAATCATCCTGAGATCAAACACGGACCGATAAGAATACTTTTTACACCTGATGAAGAAATTGGAAAAGGTGTAGCTTACCTCGACATGAAAAAATTAAATGCAGATTATGGCTATACTTTAGATGGAGGCCCGCTCGGGGATTTAGAAGACGAAACATTTTCTGCTGATGCAGTCCATATAACGATTGAAGGGGTTTCTACTCATCCCGGTTATGCTAAAGGCAAAATGGAAAATGCAATTAAAATTGCATCTGAAATTATTTCATCCCTGCCCAAAGAATATTTAGCTCCGGAGGTTACAGAAGGTAGGCAAGGTTTTGTCCACCCGGTTAAATTAGAAGCCGAATTGGAAAAAGCTAAAATCTATTTGATTATTAGAGATTTTGATACAAAGAAACTTAAAGAACATGAAGATGTCTTGGAGCAAATTGTAAAGCAGGTTTTATTAACATACCCTGGTAGTAATTATACTTTTTCAGTTTCAGAACAATACAGAAACATGAAAGAGATATTAATTGACCACCCTCAGGTTACTCAATATGCTGAATTGGCAATGATTGAAGCTGGAATTAAACCCAACAAAGGCTTGATTCGAGGCGGGACCGATGGTAGTAAATTAAGTTTTATGGGACTTCCTTGTCCAAATTTATTTGCGGGCGAACAAGCGATCCACTCAAAAAAAGAATGGGTTAGTGAACAAGACATGCAAAAAGCAGCGGAAGTAATAGTAAGAATTTGTCAAATTTGGGAACGCAATGGATAA